From the Lemur catta isolate mLemCat1 chromosome 1, mLemCat1.pri, whole genome shotgun sequence genome, the window AGTTGGTTTACCATTGTCTTTTCCCATCCCTACCCTACTATTCCTTTTCAGTGAATATGCCATGGCTTTGTGATGTATCAACTTGGACAGATGGAACTATCTTTCCTGGAATTTCTGGTTAAGGAGGGCTACAAGGGAGAGTCTCTCTCCAGGGctggagggtggaagggaggcTGCAGCCATTTTGCAGCAAACACATGTTGTTGCTGATTTACTAACTTGCTTTGTTAGTGTGAAGCAGCAGCTGGGCTAGCTGCATGTGTTTCCTCACTGTGAAGGAGGGTACTGGCTTTCACAGTATTCACTTGTCACCAAGGTCAGAGGCAACAAGAATGGACAGAGGGGGCAGGAAGTCGGGGCGGGCAGCGCTGGGAGGAGCTGCGGGGACTTGGGGCGACAGACCTCGCCTGCCTAACGCACACCTTCGTGTCTGCAGCACCCTCTGCTTCTGTCTTGGGCAAAGAGAGCCGGGGGCCAGAGATTCACCATGTCTATTCTCAAGATCCACGCCAGAGAGATCTTTGACTCTTGTGGGAATCCCACTGTTGAGGTTGATCTCTTCACCGCAAAAGGTCTCTTCAGAGCTGCTGTGCCAAGTGGTGCCTCAACTGGTATCTATGAGGCCCTAGAGCTCCGCGACAATGACAAGACTCGCTATTTGGGGAAGGGTGTCTCAAAGGCTGTTGAGCACATCAATAAAACTATTGCGCCTGCCCTGATTAGCAAGAAATTGAAAGTCGTGGAACAGGAGAAGATTGACAAACTGATGATCGAGATGGatggaacagaaaataaatctaaGTTTGGTGCAAATGCCATTCTGGGGGTATCCCTCGCTGTCTGCAAAGCCGGTGCTGTTGAGAAGGGGGTGCCCCTGTACCACCACATCGCTGACTTGGCTGGCAACTCCGAAGTCATCCTTCCAGTCCCGGATTTCAACATCATCAATGGCGGTTCTCACGCTGGGAGCAAGCTGGCCATGCAGGAGTTCATGATCCTCCCCGTCGGCGCAGCAAACTTCGGGGAAGCCATGGGCATCGGAGCAGAGGTTTACCACAACCTGAAGAACGTCATCAAGGAGAAATACGGGAAAGATGCCACCAATGTGGGAGACGAAGGCGGGTTTGCTCCCAACATCCTGGAGAATAAAGAAGCCCTGGAGCTGCTGAAGAACGCGATCGGGAAAGCGGGCTACACCGATAAGGTGGTCATCGGCATGGACGTGGCTGCCTCCGAGTTCTTCCGGTCTGGGAAGTATGACCTGGACTTCAAGTCTCCCGACGACCCCAGCAGGTACATC encodes:
- the LOC123628365 gene encoding alpha-enolase-like, which encodes MSILKIHAREIFDSCGNPTVEVDLFTAKGLFRAAVPSGASTGIYEALELRDNDKTRYLGKGVSKAVEHINKTIAPALISKKLKVVEQEKIDKLMIEMDGTENKSKFGANAILGVSLAVCKAGAVEKGVPLYHHIADLAGNSEVILPVPDFNIINGGSHAGSKLAMQEFMILPVGAANFGEAMGIGAEVYHNLKNVIKEKYGKDATNVGDEGGFAPNILENKEALELLKNAIGKAGYTDKVVIGMDVAASEFFRSGKYDLDFKSPDDPSRYITPDQLADLYKSFARDYPVVSIEDPFDQDDWGAWQKFTASAGIQVVGDDLTTVTNPKRIAKAVSEKSCNCLLLKVNQIGSVTESLQACKLAQSNGWGAMVSHRSGETEDTFIADLVVGLCTGQIKTGAPCRSERLAKYNQLLRIEEELGSKAKFAGRSFRNPLAK